The Brachyhypopomus gauderio isolate BG-103 chromosome 1, BGAUD_0.2, whole genome shotgun sequence genome includes a window with the following:
- the LOC143526862 gene encoding leukotriene B4 receptor 1 — translation MDHTNSSDVDSAALSQANLVSSVLMGLCCAVGIPGNVVVIVVIVLWFKKDNFTVHLMLNMAASDILCLMTLPVWMYNQLNVWSLGRSLCKILVSLAYCSVYSSLLTVTMMSAHRCMQVCYPNTWAKLGKRGERVLLLTIWVLGLACSVPAVLVQEVVQKTSKMECGRIMSSDEYRLVVAVLETLLAFVVPFTIMVTSYFFIHKKVTRGALSRSRRLTRIVTRIVVTFFIFWTPYHIINLVEIFGILLKQSYPDSAGKLLENIRSLGDIAGSFTFINSCVNPLLYAFASRSLRQTTETEHMNTIPTSSF, via the coding sequence ATGGACCACACCAACAGCAGTGATGTGGACTCTGCTGCTCTGTCTCAGGCAAACCTGGTCAGCTCTGTGCTCATGGGACTGTGCTGCGCTGTTGGCATTCCTGGCAATGTGGTCGTTATTGTGGTCATCGTACTCTGGTTCAAGAAGGACAACTTCACTGTGCATCTGATGCTGAACATGGCTGCCTCGGACATCCTGTGTCTGATGACGCTGCCTGTGTGGATGTACAACCAACTGAATGTGTGGAGCCTCGGACGATCCCTCTGCAAGATCCTGGTCTCTCTCGCCTACTGCAGTGTGTATTCCAGTCTGCTGACGGTCACCATGATGAGTGCTCATCGCTGCATGCAGGTCTGCTATCCTAACACATGGGCCAAGCTgggtaagagaggagagagggttcTCCTCCTCACCATCTGGGTTCTTGGACTCGCTTGCTCTGTTCCAGCAGTTCTTGTACAGGAGGTGGTACAGAAGACCTCCAAGATGGAATGTGGAAGAATCATGTCTTCAGATGAATACAGGCTGGTGGTGGCCGTTCTAGAGACACTTCTGGCATTTGTTGTTCCTTTCACCATCATGGTGACCTCCTACTTCTTCATCCACAAGAAGGTCACACGGGGGGCGCTGTCCCGCAGCCGCAGGCTCACCCGGATAGTCACCCGGATTGTGGTGACGTTCTTCATTTTCTGGACCCCATACCACATCATTAATCTGGTAGAAATCTTTGGGATTTTGCTCAAGCAGTCGTACCCAGATTCTGCGGGTAAACTGCTGGAGAACATACGTTCACTTGGTGACATTGCTGGAAGTTTCACGTTCATCAACAGCTGTGTGAATCCACTCCTCTACGCTTTTGCTTCACGGAGCCTTCGTCAAACCACAGAAACGGAGCACATGAACACCATTCCCACCTCCAGCTTTTAA